In Manis pentadactyla isolate mManPen7 chromosome 3, mManPen7.hap1, whole genome shotgun sequence, a single window of DNA contains:
- the LOC118917159 gene encoding ADP-ribosylation factor-like protein 6 has product MGLLDRLSDLLGLKNKEVHVLCLGLDNSGKTTIINKLKPSNAQSQDIVPTIGFSIEKFQSSSLPFTVFDMSGQGRYRNLWEHYYKDRQAIISVIDSSDRLRMVVAKEELDTLLNHPDSKHHRIPILFFANKMDLRDAVTSVKVSQLLCLENIKDKPWHICASDAIKGEGLQEVQNEILINVELPQI; this is encoded by the exons ATGGGATTGCTAGACAGACTTTCAGACTTGCTTGGCTTGAAGAATAAGGAAGTTCATGTTTTGTGCCTTGGCCTGGATAATAGTGGCAAAACAACAATCATTAACAAACTTAAACCCTCAAATGCTCAATCACAAGATATAGTTCCAACAATAGGATTCAGCATAGAGAAATTTCAGTCGTCCAGTTTGCCTTTTACAGTGTTTGACATGTCAGGTCAAGGAAGGTACAGAAATCTCTGGGAACACTATTATAAAGACAGACAAGCCATTATTTCTGTCATTGATAGTAGTGATAGATTAAGAATGGTTGTGGCCAAAGAAGAACTTGATACTCTTCTGAATCATCCAGATAGTAAGCACCACCGAATACCGATCTTATTCTTTGCAAACAAGATGGATCTTAGAGATGCAGTGACATCTGTAAAAGTGTCTCAGTTGCTGTGTTTAGAGAATATCAAAGATAAGCCATGGCATATTTGTGCTAGTGATGCCATAAAAGGAGAAGGATTGCAAGAAG TACAAAATGAGATTCTCATTAATGTAGAGTTGCCTCAAATATAA